A genomic segment from Aegilops tauschii subsp. strangulata cultivar AL8/78 chromosome 1, Aet v6.0, whole genome shotgun sequence encodes:
- the LOC109762589 gene encoding L-type lectin-domain containing receptor kinase IX.1 has protein sequence MAELKLCLCFLLLCVHVHHATAISFSYNSFRSGDFREEDDAMVTDGRIELVGDEAGGRARGRVLYKQAVQLWDGVKGETASFTTSFNFSIQSLPGRSSTPGHGMTFFVAPYMPEMPQESYDGCLGLFDEKHAPKNGTTIISANASGSASFVAVEFDTHRDAWDPSSRHIGVDVNNVDSRGNFRILPEGSLVDAGVMSSTVTYDNATSWLDVVLRVSGAKYALGATVDLRSLLPEQVALGFSAATGDAFGSSHTLLSWSFHSTLPTRNYTALPSTSSTKKATLPLIAGVAAAAVVALLLAVTVAVLLRRASRRNRQTDDKDMLAGDMTPDSLDADGDELGSSTGPRPIPYASLAAAARNFAEEGKLGQGGSGSVYRGHMKELGGRDVAVKVFLRGASLEGRKEYRSEVTIISRLRHRNLVQLIGWCHGRRRLLLVYELVHNGSLDGYLYSNTKNDVLTWQVRYQIILGLASAVLYLHQEWDQCVVHGDIKPSNIMLDESFNTKLGDFGLSRLIDHGMSLQTMTAMAGTPGYLDPECVITGKASTESDMYSFGVTLLEIVCGRRPMAPPSAGARDGQVFRLLEWVWDLYGRGAALDAADERLGGVFDRWEMERVVAVGLWSAHPNPKMRPAMRQAAEALQSRKFRMPVLPPKMPVAVYLQPFGDSAMEYGDSTTTVGSGVTTQLQYSSTSCTTATQSSNTSMPAAVSEELNPNIE, from the exons ATGGCTGAGCTGAAGCTATGCTTGTGCTTCTTGCTCCTCTGTGTACATGTCCATCATGCGACCGCTATCTCGTTCAGCTACAACTCCTTCCGCTCCGGTGATTTCAGAGAGGAGGATGACGCGATGGTCACCGACGGCAGGATTGAGCTCGTTGGCGACGAGGCCGGCGGTCGAGCAAGGGGCCGCGTCCTGTAcaagcaggcggtgcagctctgggACGGCGTCAAGGGCGAGACGGCCAGCTTCACCACGAGCTTCAACTTCAGCATCCAGTCCCTGCCTGGCCGGAGCAGCACCCCCGGGCACGGCATGACGTTCTTCGTCGCGCCCTACATGCCCGAAATGCCGCAGGAGTCCTACGACGGCTGCCTTGGGCTCTTCGACGAGAAACATGCCCCGAAGAACGGGACGACGATTATCTCGGCCAACGCCTCCGGCAGCGCCAGCTTCGTCGCCGTAGAGTTCGACACCCACCGTGACGCGTgggaccccagcagccggcacATCGGCGTAGACGTGAACAACGTCGACTCACGCGGCAACTTCAGGATCTTGCCGGAAGGCAGCCTCGTGGACGCCGGCGTGATGTCTTCGACGGTGACCTACGACAACGCCACGTCGTGGCTGGACGTCGTCCTCCGCGTCAGTGGTGCCAAGTATGCCCTCGGCGCCACCGTCGACTTGCGAAGCTTGCTGCCGGAGCAGGTCGCGTTAGGCTTCTCGGCGGCCACCGGTGATGCCTTCGGCAGCAGTCACACGTTACTCTCGTGGTCCTTCCACTCCACGCTCCCGACAAGGAACTACACGGCCCTCCCATCTACCTCGTCAACCAAGAAGGCCACCCTACCACTCATAGCCGGGGTTGCCGCCGCAGCCGTGGTGGCGCTCCTGCTCGCGGTCACCGTGGCGGTGCTGCTCCGTCGTGCGAGCAGGAGAAACAGGCAAACAGACGACAAAGACATGCTCGCCGGCGACATGACTCCGGACTCCCTCGATGCCGACGGCGATGAGCTCGGTTCCAGCACGGGACCCCGGCCGATCCCGTACgccagcctggcggcggcggcgaggaactTCGCGGAGGAAGGGAAGCTGGGGCAGGGCGGATCCGGGTCGGTGTACCGGGGCCACATGAAAGAGCTCGGCGGCCGCGATGTCGCGGTCAAGGTATTCCTGCGAGGGGCGTCCTTGGAGGGGAGGAAGGAGTACAGGTCGGAGGTCACCATCATCAGCAGACTGCGTCACCGGAATCTTGTGCAGCTAATCGGCTGGTGCCATGGCCGCAGGCGGCTGCTGCTGGTCTACGAGCTCGTCCACAACGGCAGCCTCGATGGGTACCTCTACAGCAACACCAAAAACGACGTTCTGACTTGGCAAGTTAG ATACCAGATCATTCTTGGACTGGCGTCTGCCGTGCTGTACCTCCACCAAGAATGGGATCAATGCGTCGTCCATGGTGACATTAAGCCGAGCAACATCATGCTGGACGAGTCCTTCAACACCAAGCTAGGCGACTTTGGCCTGTCGCGGCTCATCGACCACGGCATGAGCTTGCAGACAATGACCGCCATGGCTGGTACCCCGGGCTACCTCGACCCAGAGTGCGTCATCACCGGCAAGGCGTCCACGGAGTCCGACATGTACAGCTTCGGTGTCACGCTGCTGGAGATCGTGTGCGGGCGGCGACCGATGGCGCCGCCCAGCGCCGGTGCGAGGGACGGCCAGGTGTTCCGGCTGCTGGAGTGGGTTTGGGACCTCTATGGCAGGGGCGCCGCCCTCGACGCGGCTGACGAGCGTCTCGGCGGCGTGTTCGACCGGTGGGAGATGGAGAGGGTGGTAGCCGTTGGGCTGTGGTCCGCGCACCCAAACCCAAAGATGAGGCCGGCGATGAGGCAGGCCGCCGAGGCGCTGCAGTCAAGGAAGTTCAGGATGCCGGTGCTGCCGCCCAAGATGCCGGTGGCCGTGTACCTGCAGCCTTTCGGAGATTCCGCCATGGAGTACGGCGACAGCACCACCACGGTCGGGTCCGGGGTTACCACGCAGCTGCAGTACTCGTCGACCAGCTGTACAACAGCGACGCAATCTTCAAATACTAGCATGCCGGCGGCTGTAAGTGAGGAGTTGAACCCCAATATAGAGTAG